A stretch of the Leptolyngbya sp. FACHB-261 genome encodes the following:
- a CDS encoding PhzF family phenazine biosynthesis protein — MSTYPFMQVDAFTDRPLGGNPCAIVFDSDGLSDETMQAIACEMNLAETAFVRQSQVANFGVRYFTPAEEIPLAGHPTIATTVALIKSGRLQLRSEYTAITLELKVGPIQVEIYSTPNSLEQVVMTQKKPEFLAVYEPLDVMRLFSLSAEESLPGAPIQTVSTGTPQLMVPLKDHAALRRARLNINAYNDFRAAADFFSPHLFCLGGATPVGQTFARQFGTPPDLPEDPVTGSGTGCMAAYLWRYGLIDQPKFVAEQGHWMNRPGQVNVEVIGLPAAIETVKVGGSAVVVLQGELML; from the coding sequence TCAACCTATCCTTTCATGCAAGTTGATGCCTTTACCGATCGCCCTTTGGGTGGTAATCCCTGCGCTATTGTTTTCGATAGCGATGGCCTAAGCGATGAAACCATGCAAGCTATCGCTTGTGAGATGAACTTGGCTGAGACTGCGTTTGTTCGGCAGTCACAGGTAGCTAACTTTGGGGTGCGTTACTTCACCCCAGCCGAGGAAATCCCCTTGGCTGGCCATCCTACCATCGCGACCACTGTTGCCTTGATCAAATCTGGTCGGTTGCAGCTAAGGAGTGAATATACCGCCATCACCCTGGAGTTGAAAGTGGGGCCGATTCAGGTCGAGATCTACTCAACGCCGAACAGCCTGGAGCAGGTTGTGATGACGCAGAAGAAACCAGAATTTCTGGCTGTCTATGAGCCTCTTGATGTCATGCGCTTGTTTAGCCTCTCTGCGGAGGAGAGCTTGCCTGGTGCACCTATTCAAACTGTCAGCACCGGCACACCTCAATTAATGGTGCCACTCAAGGATCACGCTGCCCTACGCCGAGCCCGACTCAATATCAACGCCTATAATGACTTCCGCGCTGCTGCTGACTTCTTCAGTCCACACTTGTTCTGCTTGGGTGGAGCTACGCCTGTAGGACAAACCTTCGCACGGCAATTCGGCACGCCTCCAGATTTGCCTGAAGACCCAGTCACCGGCTCTGGCACAGGTTGCATGGCCGCTTATCTGTGGCGTTATGGCTTAATCGACCAGCCGAAGTTTGTTGCCGAACAGGGGCACTGGATGAACCGACCTGGGCAAGTGAACGTAGAAGTGATTGGTCTACCGGCAGCCATTGAAACGGTCAAAGTTGGTGGCAGTGCGGTGGTTGTTCTTCAGGGCGAGTTGATGCTCTAG
- a CDS encoding spore photoproduct lyase family protein: MQPATIGATASEQAATRTRLWMPERVLFTPAALEEPWGQQILSRVQALNLPIEELPRNRLTGLRGEDERATYDIAKRTLAVVNAPPSAFKLSPIPPSADWQFHLAEGCPAHCQYCYLAGSLQGPPVIRAFANLPQILANLAAYERSATTTFEVSCYTDPLGIEHLTGSLAECIRYFGTREAGHLRWVSKFDGVSELLDLPHNGHTRCRMSVNAAPVSGRFEGGTASVTARLGALRQLALPHTQGGGGYPVGLVIAPIMPVEDWPEHYSRLLDSISEALDFDCDLTFELISHRFTPGSKEVLLNWYPQTKLDLDEEKRSTKRNKFGGIKYVYDSETMAQLRRFFEQEIARRFPQARILYWT, encoded by the coding sequence TTGCAACCTGCAACTATTGGCGCCACAGCTTCAGAGCAGGCAGCTACCAGAACCCGGTTGTGGATGCCGGAGCGTGTCCTATTCACCCCAGCTGCCTTAGAAGAGCCCTGGGGCCAGCAGATTCTGAGTCGAGTGCAGGCTCTCAACCTGCCTATCGAGGAGCTGCCTCGCAATCGCTTAACTGGGTTGCGCGGCGAAGACGAGCGGGCCACTTACGATATTGCCAAGCGCACGCTAGCCGTTGTAAACGCGCCGCCTAGTGCTTTTAAACTCAGCCCCATTCCCCCATCGGCAGATTGGCAGTTTCATCTGGCCGAAGGGTGCCCAGCCCACTGTCAGTATTGCTATTTAGCCGGTAGCTTGCAGGGACCACCCGTGATTCGCGCCTTCGCTAACCTGCCACAAATTTTGGCCAACCTAGCAGCTTACGAGCGTTCAGCCACTACGACGTTTGAGGTCAGCTGCTACACCGATCCTTTGGGCATTGAGCACTTGACGGGTAGTTTGGCAGAGTGCATCCGCTATTTTGGCACCAGGGAAGCTGGGCACCTGCGCTGGGTTTCGAAGTTTGATGGAGTCAGCGAACTGCTTGACCTGCCCCACAATGGTCATACCCGCTGTCGCATGAGCGTCAACGCAGCTCCCGTCTCAGGCCGGTTTGAAGGCGGTACGGCTTCGGTTACGGCCCGATTGGGAGCCCTGCGGCAACTTGCCTTACCTCACACTCAAGGTGGTGGCGGCTACCCAGTGGGACTGGTGATTGCGCCGATCATGCCTGTGGAAGATTGGCCAGAGCACTACAGCCGCTTGTTAGATTCGATCAGCGAAGCGCTTGATTTCGACTGTGACCTGACCTTTGAATTGATCTCCCATCGCTTTACACCTGGTTCTAAAGAGGTGCTGTTGAACTGGTATCCGCAAACCAAACTGGACCTGGATGAGGAGAAGCGCAGCACCAAGCGCAATAAGTTCGGCGGCATCAAGTATGTCTACGATTCGGAGACGATGGCTCAGCTACGTCGCTTCTTCGAGCAGGAGATCGCCCGTCGTTTTCCTCAAGCGCGCATTCTTTATTGGACGTAA
- a CDS encoding NfeD family protein — protein MQFTFIENLSSHWSNRAQAKQQHREKTPVNYSTSGSRTLRATVDEIIRPGEVGRVQFQGSWWPARCEQDITLLPEQTVDVIGIRGITLLVERSSL, from the coding sequence ATGCAATTCACCTTTATCGAAAACCTATCTTCTCACTGGTCTAATAGAGCTCAAGCCAAACAGCAACATCGCGAGAAAACGCCTGTGAATTACTCAACTTCGGGTAGCAGGACGCTGAGAGCCACAGTAGATGAAATTATCCGGCCAGGTGAAGTAGGGCGTGTGCAGTTTCAAGGCTCGTGGTGGCCTGCCCGCTGCGAACAAGACATCACCCTACTACCTGAACAGACAGTCGACGTTATTGGTATTCGTGGGATTACATTGCTGGTCGAGCGCAGTTCTTTGTGA
- a CDS encoding methyltransferase domain-containing protein, with protein MAQRTVDSHAAFFRAYLRPGFHLLDCGCGPGTITLGFAPLISPGLVTGVDLEASQIQVARERSVASGLSNLRFQVSSIYELPFANHCFDAAFSHAVMEHLQQPVKALQELHRVLKPGGVVGLRSPDWGGFLLAPASAELEEALAYYKQIQQRNGGDPYIGRQLGALLRQAGFTNIKVSASYQCYENLSLIAEYLALQIEASDSNEQSNRSKENAGSSRHQSCAEMGNTLRAWSQHRDSWFAQAWCEAVAYKA; from the coding sequence ATGGCTCAACGAACAGTTGATAGTCACGCTGCTTTCTTTAGGGCCTACCTGCGTCCTGGTTTTCACCTGCTAGATTGTGGCTGTGGACCTGGCACCATTACTCTGGGTTTTGCCCCTTTAATTTCGCCAGGATTGGTTACGGGCGTCGATTTAGAAGCATCCCAGATTCAAGTTGCGCGTGAGCGTAGTGTAGCCTCAGGGCTTAGTAATCTTCGCTTTCAGGTCAGCAGTATTTATGAGCTTCCCTTTGCTAACCATTGCTTTGACGCTGCCTTCTCGCATGCAGTCATGGAGCATCTACAACAGCCAGTCAAAGCTCTACAAGAACTGCACCGAGTTTTGAAACCGGGTGGTGTGGTGGGCTTGCGCAGTCCTGACTGGGGTGGCTTTCTCCTAGCTCCAGCAAGTGCCGAATTGGAAGAGGCTCTTGCGTACTATAAGCAAATCCAACAGCGTAATGGCGGCGATCCCTATATTGGCAGACAGCTAGGTGCTTTACTACGGCAAGCAGGTTTTACCAATATTAAAGTTTCAGCCTCTTACCAATGCTATGAGAACTTGAGTTTGATTGCAGAATATCTCGCACTCCAGATCGAGGCTAGTGATTCAAACGAACAGTCAAATCGCTCCAAAGAGAATGCAGGTTCTTCCCGGCACCAATCCTGTGCGGAGATGGGCAATACTTTGAGAGCTTGGAGCCAGCACAGAGATAGTTGGTTTGCTCAAGCTTGGTGTGAGGCTGTGGCTTACAAAGCGTAG
- a CDS encoding TetR family transcriptional regulator — MPYDAEATKRRIFEAAAAEFAERGIAGARINQIAERARANKQLIYAYFGDKEQLFAAVLQQRLEQLAEAVVLDPDRVPEYVGELFDFHAANPDLVRLVLWEALHCEPGQVPNQAGRAERYRETVTALVNSQSVGKMDASLEPRHTLFMLLSLAGWWFAAPQVAHMMINADPSSAPVLANHRAHIVEAARRLVASTTSKVAPEGEETEPKTST, encoded by the coding sequence ATGCCTTATGACGCTGAAGCAACCAAAAGGCGGATCTTCGAGGCGGCAGCTGCTGAATTTGCTGAACGCGGTATTGCTGGCGCTCGGATTAACCAGATCGCCGAGCGAGCGAGAGCGAACAAGCAGCTGATTTACGCCTATTTCGGTGACAAAGAGCAACTGTTTGCAGCCGTCTTGCAACAACGACTCGAACAGTTAGCAGAAGCGGTCGTGCTAGATCCAGATCGGGTGCCTGAGTACGTCGGCGAATTGTTCGATTTCCATGCTGCTAACCCTGACCTCGTTCGGCTGGTTCTGTGGGAGGCGCTGCATTGTGAGCCTGGGCAGGTGCCAAACCAAGCAGGACGAGCCGAACGTTACCGGGAAACAGTCACAGCTCTGGTCAATAGCCAAAGCGTTGGCAAAATGGACGCAAGCCTTGAGCCTCGCCATACCTTGTTCATGTTGCTCTCCTTGGCAGGATGGTGGTTTGCAGCACCACAGGTAGCCCACATGATGATCAATGCGGATCCTAGCTCTGCGCCGGTTTTAGCAAATCATAGAGCCCATATTGTCGAAGCAGCCCGTCGTCTTGTGGCAAGTACTACTTCCAAAGTGGCACCAGAAGGAGAGGAAACAGAACCTAAGACTTCTACCTGA
- a CDS encoding YsnF/AvaK domain-containing protein has translation MTDNKKPFNEHDANRDPLSGETGSHPVGTGVGAAGAGAIGAAVGGIIGGPVGAVVGSAIGAVVGGIAGKGVAESVNPTVEDEYWRDNYATRPYVEQGHQYEDYQPAYRTGYEGYNRYASTGRSYDEVEPELQTDYEKNHGGAGLGWDKAKHAAKDAWHKVENALPGDNDQTDRTRTTAVNAVEQDAADVKLYEERLVADKHRAKTGEVAIGKHVETETARVSVPVERERVVIERVNPTGETVVAPGTVDFRDGEVAHVEVYEETPDIHKEAFVREEVRIKKEVDRDVVNAEEQIRREELDLDNTGRPNIDRRS, from the coding sequence ATGACTGATAACAAAAAACCATTTAATGAGCATGATGCCAATCGCGATCCGCTATCGGGTGAAACGGGTTCTCACCCAGTAGGAACTGGAGTTGGTGCTGCTGGTGCTGGTGCTATTGGCGCAGCAGTTGGTGGTATTATAGGCGGTCCTGTTGGCGCTGTAGTCGGTAGTGCGATTGGGGCTGTAGTTGGCGGCATTGCTGGTAAAGGCGTCGCTGAATCAGTCAACCCAACTGTAGAAGACGAGTACTGGCGCGACAACTATGCAACACGCCCTTACGTTGAACAAGGCCATCAGTACGAAGATTATCAGCCTGCTTATCGGACCGGTTACGAAGGGTATAACCGCTATGCCAGCACTGGTAGAAGCTACGATGAAGTAGAACCAGAACTGCAAACCGATTACGAAAAGAATCACGGTGGAGCTGGCTTAGGCTGGGATAAAGCCAAGCACGCTGCCAAGGACGCTTGGCACAAAGTTGAGAATGCACTCCCCGGTGACAACGATCAGACTGATCGCACTCGGACCACTGCGGTAAATGCAGTCGAGCAAGACGCAGCTGATGTCAAGCTTTACGAGGAGCGGTTAGTTGCAGATAAGCACCGCGCTAAAACTGGAGAAGTTGCAATCGGTAAGCATGTCGAGACTGAAACTGCCAGAGTTTCAGTGCCGGTTGAAAGAGAGCGAGTAGTGATCGAACGCGTCAACCCCACTGGCGAAACGGTTGTTGCTCCCGGTACCGTAGATTTCCGGGATGGTGAAGTCGCTCATGTAGAAGTCTACGAGGAGACTCCAGACATCCACAAGGAAGCTTTCGTCCGTGAAGAAGTGCGGATCAAGAAAGAAGTTGACCGTGACGTTGTCAACGCTGAGGAGCAAATTCGCCGCGAAGAATTAGACCTGGACAATACAGGTCGTCCGAACATTGACCGTAGAAGTTAA
- a CDS encoding pentapeptide repeat-containing protein — protein MANLEHLALLRKGAVKWLEWRTAHLQIEPDLSEANLREANLRGANFQDVNLRRADLCKTKLITANLSRADLIAANLYEAELIDADLSYTNLIGAVLRGADLRGADLSYANCVGADLRGANLRGAELNEANLRRTDLSEANLIEVNLSNATLSSSNLHEAELVGAHLYKVDLHKANLREAHVSGVYAFAANLNEACLYRADLSWGNFSKATCVGADFEGANLRGANLSKANLSNANLLGADLFGANLNRVNLQGATMPDGIIHY, from the coding sequence ATGGCAAATCTAGAGCATCTTGCCCTCCTGAGAAAGGGAGCCGTCAAATGGCTTGAGTGGAGAACCGCTCACCTACAAATAGAGCCGGATTTGAGCGAAGCGAATCTCAGAGAAGCCAACTTGAGAGGGGCGAACTTCCAGGACGTCAACTTGAGAAGAGCTGACCTCTGCAAAACTAAGCTAATTACGGCTAATCTCAGTCGGGCTGACCTCATTGCTGCCAATCTCTATGAAGCGGAGCTAATTGATGCTGACCTCAGCTACACCAATCTGATTGGGGCTGTTCTCAGAGGCGCAGATCTGAGAGGTGCGGATTTGAGCTATGCCAATTGTGTCGGCGCTGACTTGCGAGGTGCAAATTTGCGGGGTGCAGAGCTTAATGAGGCAAATTTAAGAAGGACGGATTTGAGCGAAGCAAACCTTATTGAAGTGAATCTCAGTAACGCAACTCTGAGCAGCAGCAATCTGCATGAAGCTGAACTGGTTGGAGCCCATCTGTATAAGGTTGATTTGCACAAGGCTAACCTCAGAGAAGCCCATGTAAGCGGTGTTTATGCCTTTGCTGCCAATCTCAACGAAGCTTGCCTCTACCGGGCAGATCTCAGCTGGGGCAACTTTAGCAAGGCAACTTGCGTCGGTGCTGATTTTGAAGGGGCAAATTTGCGAGGCGCTAATCTGAGCAAAGCCAATTTGAGTAATGCTAACTTACTGGGCGCTGATTTATTTGGTGCGAACCTCAACCGGGTTAATCTCCAAGGAGCGACTATGCCCGATGGAATTATTCACTATTAA
- a CDS encoding NAD-dependent epimerase/dehydratase family protein — protein sequence MLVGAQIMRVLVIGGTRFVGVYLTQELLKLGHEVTLFNRGKKPSPEGVRVILGDRTDPDVLKSKLAAEQFDAVFDNNGRELSDTQPLAELFAGRVQHFVYMSSAGVYKASDLMPHLEGDPVDPKSRHKGKHDTEAYLKAEGLPFTSIRPTYIYGPQNYNDLEAWFFDRILRDRPVPIPGNGQYLTQLGHVQDLAVAMARVLGRQEALGQIYNISDVRAVTFNGMARLCAEAAGKSPESLKLVHYDASQFNFGKRKAFPFREQHFFTSVDKALAQLDWCPAFTLLDGLKDFLENDYLKSDRHKAEIDFSTDDEILAR from the coding sequence ATGTTGGTGGGGGCTCAAATTATGCGGGTTCTAGTCATTGGTGGGACTCGTTTCGTCGGTGTGTATCTGACGCAAGAGTTGCTGAAACTCGGTCATGAAGTCACCCTGTTCAACCGAGGCAAGAAGCCCTCACCCGAAGGCGTACGGGTCATTCTGGGCGACCGCACAGATCCCGACGTGCTCAAAAGCAAATTGGCGGCTGAGCAGTTTGACGCCGTCTTCGACAACAATGGTCGCGAGCTCTCTGATACTCAACCCTTGGCAGAACTCTTTGCTGGGCGGGTGCAGCATTTTGTCTACATGAGTTCAGCCGGAGTCTATAAGGCTTCTGATCTGATGCCTCATTTGGAAGGCGATCCGGTAGATCCCAAGAGCCGTCACAAGGGCAAGCACGACACGGAGGCGTATCTCAAAGCCGAGGGTCTACCCTTTACCTCTATTCGCCCGACTTATATCTACGGTCCTCAAAACTACAACGATTTAGAAGCCTGGTTTTTCGACCGCATTCTGCGCGATCGTCCCGTTCCCATTCCAGGCAATGGCCAGTACCTCACTCAGTTAGGCCATGTTCAAGATTTGGCAGTGGCGATGGCGCGAGTTTTAGGCCGTCAGGAAGCGCTCGGCCAGATTTATAACATCAGTGATGTTCGTGCCGTGACCTTTAATGGCATGGCCCGCCTCTGTGCGGAAGCGGCAGGTAAGTCTCCGGAAAGCCTAAAGCTAGTTCACTATGATGCCAGCCAATTCAACTTTGGTAAGCGCAAGGCGTTCCCTTTCCGGGAACAGCATTTCTTCACCTCAGTTGATAAAGCCTTGGCTCAACTCGATTGGTGTCCAGCTTTCACGCTGCTCGACGGGCTGAAGGACTTTTTAGAAAATGACTACCTGAAGTCTGACCGCCACAAAGCTGAGATCGATTTCAGCACAGATGATGAGATTTTAGCCCGATAG
- a CDS encoding DUF4231 domain-containing protein, whose amino-acid sequence MKPTTDALDTSQRSLTLKAAWRRFSVYDRSATAAQRRFILMRQSILVLSVAATTLAVLQSKLKPLQDCQTLSVLQVNLPCGDWLKWVSGTLWCLVILAPIVTSTLLAGAVKFDRGINYILLRASAEAVKREIFRYRARTTLYKDPAVRDAHLAREIQTIGERLMKTQVNQASLMPYEDVKPDPNNKDDKFSELNAQNYLNWRLIDQLTWYRKKTRVLDTQWQRFQWLIYVLGGIGTFLAAISQEIWIAVSNALVGAFASFLELKQMDSTLIAYNQAANNLENILCWWYALSPDAQQQPENFEKLVENTETVIQAEGNSWVQEMRDALAGLYSDKDENRREEPAPDDAAPPPEEASKALSHSTSTKAGTKGDTAG is encoded by the coding sequence ATGAAGCCAACCACTGACGCATTAGACACGAGCCAGCGCAGTTTGACCCTGAAAGCAGCCTGGCGGCGATTCAGTGTCTATGACCGTAGTGCAACTGCGGCCCAAAGGCGCTTTATCCTAATGCGCCAGTCGATTTTGGTCCTAAGTGTTGCGGCTACAACTTTGGCAGTGCTGCAATCCAAGCTGAAGCCTCTGCAAGACTGTCAGACCCTATCAGTCCTGCAGGTCAACTTACCTTGTGGGGATTGGCTCAAGTGGGTCAGTGGCACGCTCTGGTGCTTGGTTATTCTGGCCCCGATCGTGACGAGTACTCTGCTAGCAGGAGCAGTCAAGTTCGACCGAGGCATCAACTACATTCTGTTACGAGCTAGCGCTGAGGCAGTGAAGCGAGAGATCTTTCGCTATCGTGCTCGGACAACCCTTTATAAAGACCCTGCCGTTAGGGATGCCCATCTGGCCCGCGAGATCCAAACCATCGGTGAACGGCTGATGAAAACCCAGGTCAATCAGGCTAGCCTGATGCCCTACGAGGACGTCAAACCTGATCCCAACAATAAAGATGACAAATTCTCTGAATTGAATGCTCAGAATTATTTAAATTGGCGATTAATTGATCAACTAACTTGGTACCGAAAAAAAACACGAGTGCTGGATACACAATGGCAACGTTTCCAGTGGTTAATTTATGTCCTTGGCGGTATTGGGACCTTTCTCGCTGCGATTAGTCAGGAGATTTGGATCGCTGTCAGTAATGCTCTGGTAGGAGCTTTTGCTAGTTTTCTAGAACTTAAGCAAATGGATTCAACCCTGATAGCTTACAATCAGGCCGCCAATAATCTGGAGAATATTCTCTGCTGGTGGTATGCCCTTTCGCCAGATGCTCAGCAGCAGCCAGAGAACTTTGAGAAGCTCGTTGAGAACACCGAAACGGTGATTCAAGCTGAGGGCAATAGTTGGGTTCAAGAAATGCGGGATGCCCTAGCGGGTCTCTACAGTGATAAAGACGAGAACCGGAGAGAAGAACCTGCTCCGGATGATGCGGCTCCGCCCCCTGAGGAAGCTAGCAAAGCTCTTAGCCACTCAACTTCAACTAAAGCGGGCACAAAAGGGGATACAGCTGGCTAG
- a CDS encoding MFS transporter, with translation MQPLTDSEFEPPKRLLQDSNLLIIFSVSLIAILGVSSVTPAFPKLAEALSVPPEKIGWLVTVFTFPAVVLGPVLGFLADKFGRKKILTPSLILFGIAGTACGFVRDFDLLLLLRFLQGIGAASLLSLNVTLIGDLYSGDRRTNALGYNASVSSIGTASYPIIGGALAVFGWHQPFLLPIMAIPVALFVWFGLHNTEPKNQQSLSGYLRSSWTILKNRQIIGLFIASAANFVLLYGAYVTYLPQLIKESFQSSSFVIGLILSSISVSIALTSSQLGRLAKRFSASGLIRASFVFYGLALLTIPLVENLWLLLLPSALFGVGLGIGFPSIQTLLAELAPREYLATVMSVNGTFFGIGQTLGPLLMGVAFSLGGIDSVFYTGVGFAIVVSVVFRYCTCM, from the coding sequence GTGCAACCCCTAACTGACAGTGAGTTTGAACCACCCAAGAGGTTGCTGCAAGATAGCAACCTTCTGATTATTTTTTCAGTTTCGCTGATTGCTATCTTAGGAGTTTCTAGCGTCACCCCGGCTTTTCCCAAGCTGGCTGAAGCCTTAAGTGTCCCACCAGAAAAGATTGGCTGGTTAGTAACTGTCTTCACTTTTCCTGCGGTTGTTCTAGGACCAGTATTAGGTTTCCTCGCAGACAAATTTGGCAGAAAGAAAATTCTAACTCCTTCCCTAATATTATTTGGCATCGCTGGGACCGCTTGTGGGTTTGTCCGAGATTTTGACCTCTTGCTGCTGTTACGCTTTTTGCAAGGCATCGGCGCAGCTTCTTTGCTCTCACTCAACGTGACTTTAATCGGGGACCTCTACAGTGGGGACAGGCGTACAAACGCGCTGGGCTACAATGCCAGTGTCAGTAGCATTGGCACGGCGAGCTACCCGATCATCGGTGGTGCATTGGCAGTTTTCGGTTGGCACCAACCTTTTCTGCTGCCGATTATGGCAATTCCTGTGGCTCTCTTCGTCTGGTTTGGGCTGCACAACACTGAGCCTAAGAACCAACAAAGCTTGTCAGGCTATCTGCGGAGTTCTTGGACGATCTTGAAAAACCGTCAGATTATTGGTCTGTTTATTGCCAGTGCCGCTAATTTCGTTTTGCTTTATGGCGCTTATGTCACGTATTTGCCACAGCTAATTAAAGAGTCGTTCCAATCCTCATCTTTTGTGATTGGCTTAATACTCTCTAGTATTTCGGTTTCCATTGCTTTGACCTCGTCTCAATTGGGCAGACTAGCAAAACGGTTTTCAGCTTCAGGTCTAATCAGAGCCTCCTTCGTATTCTATGGGCTCGCTTTACTCACCATTCCCTTGGTTGAAAATCTCTGGCTGCTGTTGCTTCCTTCAGCTCTGTTTGGTGTTGGCTTAGGAATCGGTTTTCCCAGTATTCAAACTCTCTTAGCGGAATTGGCACCTAGAGAATATCTGGCCACTGTGATGTCGGTCAATGGCACCTTTTTCGGTATTGGGCAGACGCTAGGACCGTTGTTGATGGGAGTCGCTTTTAGTTTAGGCGGAATCGATAGTGTGTTTTACACAGGAGTTGGCTTTGCAATTGTGGTATCAGTTGTGTTCCGCTATTGTACTTGTATGTAG
- a CDS encoding NAD(P)H-quinone oxidoreductase subunit N → MAFILAGGKIIQDLEKHGALGMYVPLEGGFEGRYQRRLRGAGYSISMISGRGIGDLAAYLTQVYGARPAHLGKKEIRTYFHPPIIQYHLDRLPPKGKGFVLWFYDGSLLTNQELRFLSLLPSREPRVKIVVEVGGGREVHWRPLQQVSADDGAGKVIP, encoded by the coding sequence ATGGCTTTTATTCTGGCGGGCGGCAAGATCATTCAGGATTTAGAGAAGCATGGAGCCTTGGGCATGTATGTGCCCCTAGAGGGCGGCTTTGAAGGGCGCTATCAACGGCGGCTACGCGGGGCGGGCTACTCAATTTCCATGATCAGTGGTCGTGGCATTGGTGATCTGGCAGCATACCTAACGCAGGTATATGGGGCTCGTCCTGCGCACTTAGGTAAGAAGGAGATCCGGACCTACTTCCACCCCCCTATCATTCAGTACCACCTGGATCGTTTACCCCCTAAAGGGAAAGGTTTTGTACTCTGGTTCTACGATGGCAGCCTACTAACTAATCAGGAACTCCGGTTTCTCTCTCTGTTACCAAGCCGTGAACCCCGCGTCAAAATCGTGGTTGAAGTTGGTGGAGGACGGGAAGTTCATTGGCGTCCCTTGCAGCAGGTTTCCGCTGATGATGGGGCTGGTAAGGTAATACCCTGA
- the hepC gene encoding heterocyst development glycosyltransferase HepC — protein MTFSLSEALRGFELRQSHLTRLFPDYCLQQRQQQLLIRLQPSLNFDQWQSTNASEPSIGDPNLDEARAKLTAYLTRQAERTVSSWLTGLPVSKPQRPLKQKLWQGLCQAGLVLELLIRIPVLLLELLIAFRLSQQVPFQHWSPESRAKLTQLLQFRQLVEDLKQAPIRAVQIDPDLGKERLRLWVEAGEQAGKLLFLRLPSARELPQKRKPFTWRLKRLLDWPVALALLICLSPIMLTLALLIRVHSSGPSLVREWRVGARGQLFRVFKFRTAAVSGLAPLGAWLCKQGVDSLPQLLNVLRGEMSLVGPHPRSPDEVADIKSSARAVFNARPGLISPQPSTTADFEASVSSGWTYIQNWSLQRDLRLMLLVILSFLGGSR, from the coding sequence ATGACTTTCTCCTTATCTGAAGCATTACGCGGCTTTGAGCTACGCCAGAGCCACTTGACGCGACTGTTCCCTGACTATTGCTTGCAGCAACGACAGCAACAGTTGCTCATTAGACTTCAGCCGAGCTTGAATTTCGACCAGTGGCAATCTACCAATGCTAGTGAACCTAGCATTGGCGATCCCAATCTTGATGAAGCCAGGGCAAAGCTAACTGCTTATCTCACTCGACAAGCTGAACGTACAGTATCTAGTTGGTTAACAGGTCTGCCAGTTTCTAAACCCCAACGTCCTTTAAAGCAAAAATTGTGGCAAGGCCTATGTCAGGCTGGCCTGGTTCTGGAATTGCTGATTCGGATTCCGGTCTTGTTACTCGAGTTGCTCATAGCTTTCCGGCTTTCACAGCAGGTGCCATTTCAGCATTGGTCACCCGAATCGCGAGCTAAGCTGACACAGCTCTTGCAATTTCGTCAACTAGTTGAGGATCTAAAGCAGGCCCCCATTAGGGCAGTGCAAATAGATCCAGATTTGGGTAAGGAGAGGCTCAGGCTTTGGGTCGAGGCAGGTGAGCAGGCCGGTAAGCTGTTGTTTCTGCGTCTTCCTTCCGCTCGTGAGTTACCGCAAAAGCGCAAGCCATTTACTTGGAGATTAAAGCGGCTGTTGGACTGGCCTGTAGCTCTGGCATTACTGATCTGCCTCAGCCCAATAATGCTTACCCTAGCGTTACTCATCAGGGTTCACTCATCAGGGCCAAGCTTGGTACGCGAGTGGAGAGTTGGAGCGCGAGGCCAGCTCTTTCGGGTGTTTAAGTTTCGCACTGCGGCAGTGAGTGGTTTAGCCCCGTTGGGTGCTTGGTTATGTAAACAAGGCGTTGATAGTCTACCTCAATTGTTGAATGTATTGCGAGGGGAAATGAGCTTGGTGGGTCCACATCCTCGATCACCTGATGAGGTAGCCGATATCAAGAGTTCAGCCCGGGCTGTATTTAATGCTCGCCCGGGTCTGATCAGCCCACAACCATCAACTACAGCAGATTTTGAGGCATCTGTTTCTTCGGGCTGGACCTATATACAGAATTGGTCACTACAGCGGGATCTACGTCTGATGTTGCTAGTAATTCTTAGTTTTCTTGGCGGAAGCAGATAA